From Micromonospora rifamycinica, a single genomic window includes:
- a CDS encoding alpha/beta hydrolase, producing the protein MENAVEQQPFVLSPPTAPVERHGRVDLHLPAGPGPHPVVVVVHGAPLPPGAPDPRDWLLYRGYGALLAEQGLVAALLSYRVTDLAALPATADDIAGLVETVRADPRVDPQRVVLWFFSGGSLLSADWLRAAPAWVRGIALTYPLLVPLPGWEVPPRFLPVDALGAGSTTPVVLTRAGQDQLPGLLAGIAAFLDAADRVGRPVRLVEVPDGQHAFDILDHTEQSRDAVRAARDAVIDLIRAD; encoded by the coding sequence ATGGAAAACGCGGTCGAGCAGCAACCCTTCGTGTTGTCACCGCCCACGGCGCCGGTGGAGCGGCACGGCCGGGTCGACCTGCACCTGCCGGCCGGCCCCGGCCCGCACCCCGTGGTGGTCGTGGTGCACGGCGCTCCGCTGCCGCCGGGCGCGCCGGACCCCCGGGACTGGCTGCTCTACCGGGGCTACGGGGCGCTCCTCGCCGAGCAGGGCCTGGTCGCCGCCCTGCTCAGCTACCGGGTGACCGACCTGGCCGCGCTGCCCGCCACCGCCGACGACATCGCCGGCCTGGTCGAGACCGTCCGGGCCGATCCCCGGGTCGACCCGCAACGGGTGGTGCTCTGGTTCTTCTCCGGCGGGAGCCTGCTGTCGGCCGACTGGCTACGCGCCGCGCCGGCCTGGGTGCGGGGGATCGCGTTGACCTATCCGCTGCTCGTCCCGCTGCCCGGCTGGGAGGTGCCGCCCCGGTTCCTGCCGGTCGACGCCCTCGGTGCCGGCTCGACCACGCCGGTGGTGCTGACCCGGGCCGGGCAGGACCAGCTCCCCGGGTTGCTGGCCGGCATCGCGGCGTTCCTCGACGCCGCCGACCGGGTCGGTCGACCGGTGCGCCTGGTGGAGGTGCCGGACGGCCAGCACGCCTTCGACATCCTGGACCACACGGAGCAGTCCCGCGACGCCGTCCGGGCGGCCCGGGACGCGGTGATCGACCTGATCCGCGCCGACTGA
- a CDS encoding YcxB family protein has protein sequence MHIRFDVPADPAYPGRVAAALSSVRLRRFSLIGAALAAAGAAGLLVSWGDRFSSLWLVLLVGGLLSMLYAPWVRWRARRRSDDYAVEGGYDITDDNIMMRSGSESGGIAWDGVAQVREVGDFWIVYVGRMPATVIPRWLMSAGDAETLRAFMAARGLLAAD, from the coding sequence GTGCACATCCGTTTCGACGTCCCGGCCGACCCCGCCTACCCGGGGCGGGTGGCGGCCGCGCTCAGCAGCGTCCGGCTGCGCCGGTTCAGCCTCATCGGCGCGGCGCTGGCGGCGGCCGGTGCGGCCGGCCTGCTCGTCTCCTGGGGCGACCGGTTCTCGTCGCTGTGGCTGGTACTGCTCGTGGGCGGGCTGTTGTCGATGCTCTACGCACCCTGGGTGCGCTGGCGGGCCCGACGTCGCTCCGACGACTACGCGGTCGAGGGCGGCTACGACATCACCGACGACAACATCATGATGCGCAGCGGCTCGGAGTCCGGCGGCATCGCCTGGGACGGGGTGGCGCAGGTGCGCGAGGTCGGCGACTTCTGGATCGTGTACGTGGGCCGGATGCCGGCGACGGTGATCCCCCGCTGGCTGATGTCCGCCGGGGACGCCGAGACGCTGCGTGCCTTCATGGCCGCCCGCGGTCTGCTCGCGGCCGACTGA
- a CDS encoding aconitate hydratase has product MKEYDVASLDTFGAKTQLRVGDASYEIFRISQVPGHDRLPYSLKILLENLLRTEDGANITADHISQLGAWDPTADPSVEIQFTPARVLMQDFTGVPCVVDLATMREAVRELGGDATKVNPLAPAELVIDHSVIADLFGREDAFARNVELEYERNRERYQFLRWGQSAFNEFKVVPPGTGIVHQVNIEYLARTIMERNGQAYPDTVVGTDSHTTMVNGLGVLGWGVGGIEAEAAMLGQPVSMLIPRVVGFKLSGEMPAGTTATDLVLTITEMLRKHGVVGKFVEFYGPGVSAVPLANRATIGNMSPEYGSTVAIFPIDAETVRYLELTGRDAAQVALVEAYAKEQGLWHDPDHEPAYSERLELDLGTIEPSLAGPKRPQDRVPLGAAKTLFRSALTDYVADDSAGERDLKPGVAREQLPRGANGPADEASAESFPASDPPANQFSDPADEPRDLETAAVGAGGRASNPVRVTGSDGVEYELDHGAVVIAAITSCTNTSNPQVMIGAALLARNAVDKGLSRKPWVKTTLAPGSKVVMDYYERAGLTPYLDKLGFNLVGYGCTTCIGNSGPLPEEVSAAVNENDLAVVSVLSGNRNFEGRINPDVKMNYLASPPLVVAYALAGTMDIDLANEPLGEDAQGEPVYLRDIWPNSAEIQDVIAQAIGATGFSAAYADVFAGDERWQSLPTPTGDTFAWADDSTYVRKPPYFEGMQQEPSPVVDIAGARVLAKLGDSVTTDHISPAGAIKADSPAGHYLAEHGVPRHEFNSYGSRRGNHEVMIRGTFANIRLRNQLRLPDAGAALPEGGFTVNHLTGEQTTIYDASTAYQAAGVPLVILAGKEYGSGSSRDWAAKGTMLLGVKAVIAESYERIHRSNLIGMGVLPLQFPVDTTAESLGLTGTETFSVTGVTALNDGDTPRTVRVSTDTGVEFDAVVRIDTPGEADYYRHGGILQYVLRRMIAS; this is encoded by the coding sequence GTGAAGGAGTACGACGTGGCGAGCCTCGACACCTTCGGTGCGAAGACCCAGCTACGCGTCGGAGACGCGAGCTACGAGATTTTCAGGATCAGCCAGGTGCCGGGGCACGACAGACTGCCCTACAGCTTGAAGATCCTGCTGGAGAACCTGCTGCGGACCGAGGACGGCGCGAACATCACCGCCGACCACATCTCCCAGCTCGGCGCGTGGGATCCCACCGCCGACCCGAGCGTGGAGATCCAGTTCACCCCGGCGCGGGTGCTGATGCAGGACTTCACCGGCGTACCGTGCGTGGTCGACCTGGCCACCATGCGCGAGGCGGTCCGCGAGCTGGGCGGCGACGCCACCAAGGTCAACCCGCTCGCGCCGGCCGAGCTGGTCATCGACCACTCGGTCATCGCCGACCTGTTCGGCCGGGAGGACGCCTTCGCCCGCAACGTCGAGCTGGAGTACGAGCGCAACAGGGAGCGCTACCAGTTCCTGCGCTGGGGCCAGAGCGCGTTCAACGAGTTCAAGGTCGTCCCGCCCGGCACCGGCATCGTGCACCAGGTCAACATCGAGTACCTGGCCCGGACGATCATGGAACGCAACGGTCAGGCGTACCCGGACACCGTCGTCGGCACCGACTCGCACACCACCATGGTCAACGGCCTGGGCGTGCTCGGCTGGGGCGTCGGCGGCATCGAGGCCGAGGCCGCGATGCTCGGCCAGCCGGTCAGCATGCTGATCCCCCGGGTCGTCGGCTTCAAGCTGTCCGGCGAGATGCCGGCCGGCACCACCGCCACCGACCTGGTGCTCACCATCACCGAGATGCTGCGCAAGCACGGCGTGGTCGGCAAGTTCGTCGAGTTCTACGGCCCCGGCGTCAGCGCCGTGCCGCTGGCCAACCGGGCCACCATCGGCAACATGTCCCCCGAGTACGGCTCCACCGTCGCGATCTTCCCGATCGACGCCGAGACCGTCCGCTACCTGGAGCTGACCGGCCGGGACGCCGCCCAGGTCGCGCTGGTCGAGGCGTACGCCAAGGAGCAGGGGCTCTGGCACGACCCGGACCACGAGCCGGCGTACTCCGAGCGCCTGGAGCTGGACCTGGGCACCATCGAGCCGTCCCTGGCCGGGCCGAAGCGCCCGCAGGACCGGGTGCCGCTCGGGGCCGCCAAGACGCTGTTCCGCTCGGCGCTGACCGACTACGTCGCCGACGACTCCGCCGGTGAGCGCGACCTCAAGCCCGGTGTGGCCCGCGAGCAGCTCCCCCGGGGCGCGAACGGCCCGGCCGACGAGGCCAGCGCCGAGTCGTTCCCGGCCAGCGACCCGCCGGCCAACCAGTTCAGCGACCCGGCCGACGAGCCGCGCGACCTGGAGACCGCCGCCGTCGGTGCCGGCGGCCGGGCCAGCAACCCGGTCCGGGTCACCGGCAGCGACGGGGTGGAGTACGAGCTGGACCACGGCGCGGTGGTGATCGCCGCGATCACCTCCTGCACCAACACCTCCAACCCGCAGGTGATGATCGGGGCCGCGCTGCTGGCCCGTAACGCCGTCGACAAGGGCCTGAGCCGCAAGCCGTGGGTCAAGACCACGCTCGCCCCCGGCTCCAAGGTCGTCATGGACTACTACGAGCGGGCCGGGCTCACCCCCTACCTCGACAAGCTCGGCTTCAACCTGGTCGGCTACGGCTGCACCACCTGCATCGGCAACTCCGGCCCGCTGCCGGAGGAGGTCTCCGCCGCGGTCAACGAGAACGACCTGGCCGTCGTGTCGGTGCTGTCCGGCAACCGGAACTTCGAGGGCCGGATCAACCCGGACGTCAAGATGAACTACCTGGCGTCCCCGCCGTTGGTGGTGGCGTACGCGCTGGCCGGCACGATGGACATCGACCTGGCCAACGAGCCGCTCGGCGAGGACGCCCAGGGCGAGCCGGTCTACCTGCGCGACATCTGGCCCAACAGCGCCGAGATCCAGGACGTCATCGCCCAGGCGATCGGCGCGACCGGGTTCAGCGCCGCCTACGCCGACGTGTTCGCCGGGGACGAGCGCTGGCAGTCGCTGCCCACCCCGACCGGCGACACCTTCGCCTGGGCGGACGACTCCACCTACGTCCGCAAGCCCCCGTACTTCGAGGGGATGCAGCAGGAGCCGAGCCCGGTCGTCGACATCGCCGGTGCCCGGGTGCTGGCCAAGCTGGGCGACTCGGTGACCACCGACCACATCTCCCCGGCCGGCGCGATCAAGGCCGACTCCCCCGCCGGCCACTACCTCGCCGAGCACGGCGTGCCGCGCCACGAGTTCAACTCGTACGGCTCGCGTCGGGGCAACCACGAGGTGATGATCCGGGGCACCTTCGCCAACATCCGGCTGCGTAACCAGCTGCGACTTCCCGACGCGGGAGCCGCGCTCCCCGAGGGCGGCTTCACCGTCAACCACCTGACCGGCGAGCAGACCACCATCTACGACGCCTCCACCGCCTACCAGGCCGCCGGCGTGCCGCTGGTCATCCTGGCCGGCAAGGAGTACGGCTCCGGCTCGTCGCGGGACTGGGCGGCCAAGGGCACCATGCTGCTGGGCGTCAAGGCGGTCATCGCCGAGTCGTACGAGCGGATCC
- a CDS encoding VOC family protein: MVSVKQVQVTFDCAEPERVARFWCAVLGYVVPPPPPGFADWGAFDSALPPERQGSAFACVDPTGTGPRLFFQRVPEGKVVKNRLHLDVRVGTGLVGEERVAALEAECARLVALGATRVRLLTADGFNESCLVMQDVEGNEFCLD, translated from the coding sequence ATGGTGTCGGTCAAGCAGGTCCAGGTCACCTTCGACTGCGCCGAGCCCGAACGGGTCGCCCGCTTCTGGTGCGCGGTGCTCGGTTACGTCGTCCCACCACCGCCGCCGGGGTTCGCCGACTGGGGCGCGTTCGACAGTGCCCTGCCGCCCGAACGGCAGGGCTCGGCGTTCGCCTGCGTCGACCCCACCGGCACGGGCCCACGACTGTTCTTCCAGCGCGTGCCCGAGGGCAAGGTGGTCAAGAACCGGCTGCACCTCGACGTGCGGGTCGGCACCGGGCTGGTCGGCGAGGAGCGGGTGGCCGCGCTGGAGGCCGAGTGCGCCCGGCTGGTCGCCCTCGGCGCGACCCGGGTACGCCTGCTGACCGCCGACGGGTTCAACGAGTCGTGCCTGGTGATGCAGGACGTCGAGGGCAACGAGTTCTGCCTCGACTGA
- a CDS encoding DedA family protein, producing the protein MVDVQHWLVALPPGVVYLIVAGVIGVESMGVPLPGEIVLVSSALLAATGVVEPHWVASAAAFGAIVGDSVGYAVGRRGGRPLLARLGRRFPKHLGPAQLARAEQSFARHGVWAVFFGRFVALLRILAGPLAGALHVPYRRFLVANAAGGLVWAFGTTYLLYSLGRAAEHWLKDISWAGLVLAVLGGLVSTWWLRRRARRLESATTTGEAEPVAAGTDR; encoded by the coding sequence GTGGTCGACGTTCAGCACTGGCTCGTAGCGCTTCCTCCGGGCGTGGTCTACCTGATCGTCGCCGGGGTGATCGGCGTCGAGAGCATGGGTGTCCCGTTGCCCGGCGAGATCGTGCTGGTCAGCTCTGCACTGTTGGCCGCCACCGGGGTGGTCGAGCCGCACTGGGTCGCCTCGGCGGCGGCGTTCGGCGCGATCGTCGGGGACTCCGTCGGCTACGCGGTGGGTCGCCGGGGCGGCCGTCCGCTGCTGGCCCGGCTGGGTCGGCGTTTCCCGAAGCACCTGGGTCCGGCGCAGCTCGCCCGCGCCGAGCAGAGCTTCGCCCGGCACGGTGTCTGGGCGGTCTTCTTCGGCCGGTTCGTGGCCCTGCTGCGCATCCTGGCCGGGCCGCTGGCGGGCGCGCTGCACGTGCCGTACCGGCGGTTCCTGGTGGCCAACGCGGCCGGCGGGCTGGTCTGGGCCTTCGGCACGACCTACCTGCTCTACAGCCTCGGGCGGGCGGCCGAGCACTGGCTCAAGGACATCTCCTGGGCGGGCCTGGTGCTGGCCGTGCTCGGCGGGCTGGTCAGCACCTGGTGGCTGCGCCGCCGCGCCCGCCGCCTGGAGTCGGCGACGACCACCGGCGAGGCGGAACCGGTGGCGGCCGGCACCGACCGCTGA
- a CDS encoding C39 family peptidase, whose amino-acid sequence MRTDLIRKTALTAAGLAFTTGAIAGPLTAAYAAEARTTAPASVQAERRPAGERELTMDYQAQPNFYYCGPAATRNALSVQGKKIDVDAMAKEMRTTEDGTDSINDITPVLNKETGRKAYESTEIRSTKADDKQTDELRADIVRAVDDGRAVVANIAGTAVDTDGNAHSFEGGHYISVIGYRDGGKTVTIGDSANPDTASYRMSVDNLADWIATRGYSS is encoded by the coding sequence ATGCGTACCGATCTGATCCGCAAGACCGCCCTGACCGCTGCCGGCCTCGCCTTCACCACCGGCGCCATCGCCGGCCCGCTGACCGCCGCCTACGCCGCCGAGGCCCGCACCACCGCCCCCGCCTCGGTGCAGGCCGAGCGCCGGCCCGCTGGCGAGCGTGAGCTGACGATGGACTACCAGGCGCAGCCGAACTTCTACTACTGCGGCCCCGCCGCGACCCGCAACGCCCTGTCCGTCCAGGGCAAGAAGATCGACGTCGACGCCATGGCCAAGGAGATGCGGACCACCGAGGACGGCACCGACAGCATCAACGACATCACCCCGGTGCTGAACAAGGAGACCGGCCGCAAGGCGTACGAGAGCACCGAGATCCGCAGCACCAAGGCCGACGACAAGCAGACCGACGAGCTGCGCGCCGACATCGTGCGTGCCGTCGACGACGGCCGGGCCGTGGTGGCCAACATCGCCGGCACCGCCGTGGACACCGACGGCAACGCCCACTCCTTCGAGGGCGGCCACTACATCAGCGTCATCGGCTACCGCGACGGTGGGAAGACCGTGACCATCGGTGACTCGGCCAACCCGGACACCGCGTCCTACCGGATGAGCGTGGACAACCTCGCCGACTGGATCGCCACCCGCGGTTACTCGTCCTGA